Proteins encoded by one window of Plasmodium falciparum 3D7 genome assembly, chromosome: 4:
- a CDS encoding small GTP-binding protein sar1 gives MFIINWFRDILAHLGLSQKSARILFLGLDNAGKTTLLHMLKDDRVAQHVPTLHPHSEELVVGKIRFKTFDLGGHETARRIWRDYFAAVDAVVFMIDTTDRSRFDEAREELRHLLETEELSNVPFVVLGNKIDKPDAASEDELRQHLNLFSNITVHNNMKGGSGVRPVELFMCSVIRRMGYAAAFKWISQFLT, from the exons atgtttattataaattg GTTTAGAGATATATTAGCACATTTAGGATTATCACAAAAAAGTGCaagaattttatttttag GTTTAGATAATGCTGGAAAAACAACTTTATTACATATGTTAAAAGATGATAGGGTTGCTCAACACGTGCCTACCCTACACCCCCACTCGGAAGAATTGGTTGTGGGTAAAATTAGATTTAAAACATTCGATTTAGGAGGACATGAAACAGCAAGGAGAATATGGAGAGATTATTTTGCTGCTGTAGATGCTGTAGTTTTTATGATTGATACTACTGACAGATCACGATTTGATGAAGCAAGAGAAGAATTAAGACATTTATTAGAAACAGAAGAATTAAGTAATGTACCATTTGTTGTTTTAGGTAATAAAATTGATAAACCTGATGCAGCTAGTGAAGATGAATTAAGACAACAtcttaatttattttcaaatataactgttcataataatatgaaaggTGGATCAGGAGTAAGACCAGTAGAATTATTTATGTGTAGTGTTATTAGAAGAATGGGATATGCAGCAGCATTTAAATGGATATCACAATttttaacataa